The Monodelphis domestica isolate mMonDom1 chromosome 7, mMonDom1.pri, whole genome shotgun sequence genome window below encodes:
- the LOC100016395 gene encoding RING finger protein 112-like, which produces MTTELYNMRMIKDARKEFEDFIKEQDSSTKNMFGALKILPKNMRKRLSQKKDFVLDNLRMTLKGPGKTQLMNSFEEEIQKKAEDFQDSYKMRFFGQASALGGVVGASILGFGIVGVGVATAVFTTEATALATGATVGATAFGGGVGAGIGAAVGRAKGEETVPEEEWEEPLLRDDE; this is translated from the exons ATGACTACTGAGCTCTACAACATGAGGATGATTAAAGATGCTAGAAAAGAGTTTGAGGACTTCATAAAGGAACAG GATTCTTCCACAAAGAACATGTTTGGTGCTCTAAAGATTCTTCCTAAAAACATGCGGAAACGCCTCTCACAAAAGAAGGATTTTGTCTTGGATAATCTCAGAATGACTTTGAAGGGCCCAGGGAAGACACAACTTATGAACAGCTTTgaggaagagattcagaaaaAAGCTGAGGACTTCCAGGATTCCTATAAAATGCGTTTCTTTGGTCAGGCTTCTGCCCTGGGTGGAGTTGTGGGAGCTAGTATCCTGGGGTTTGGTATAGTGGGAGTTGGTGTGGCAACCGCTGTTTTTACTACTGAGGCTACAGCTTTGGCCACAGGGGCCACAGTGGGTGCCACAGCTTTTGGGGGTGGTGTGGGAGCTGGCATTGGGGCTGCTGTGGGTAGAGCCAAAGGTGAGGAAACAGTTCCTGAAGAGGAATGGGAAGAGCCCCTTCTCAGGGATGATGAATGA